A region of Amyelois transitella isolate CPQ chromosome 19, ilAmyTran1.1, whole genome shotgun sequence DNA encodes the following proteins:
- the LOC106132651 gene encoding probable peptidoglycan muropeptide transporter SLC46: protein MTGTIMESSETMASAEQATERRASTNAISESSERSISIILEFILFLIMVASTLSSTAISNIVLYRTCVHSLHHSVEECRPFLSPDKSNETKDLEIEVQRYFTYVSTVTTIIDSLGPALLCLFLGVWSNTYGRKPLIVWPLFGKSLSAILTVIYGMMDGLGPWWTIVMIIPSAVSGSLSVLIAGIYCSLSDMTTEKSRSIRMMTMQIAVSVGSVVGSLVSPHLLKSVGNVYVLLIAATLNVINYATTNIWLQESLVGAIPGSLSSVFDFALVKEMVTECFKRRPNNMRAQILLLTAANSLSIFVLYGLGGLAYMYTRRKLHWALKDFNQYSAINVLIVFIGSYVGVAIIQKRLKLSDLSVSVLSFASATADYAIKSFAVVSWHMYLGSAVSLFGSLSGPLIRSFFTKILPVEEIAQVFALLSAIEGIVPLISPAMYNALYNVTLSSFPGAIMLLTSFINGICMILLIIVIYLRWESPMISYQSVNSTDAVDNEEDENISGLGPV, encoded by the exons ATGACTGGAACCATAATGGAAAGTTCTGAAACTATGGCATCGGCAGAACAGGCCACAGAAAGAAGAGCGAgcacaaatgcaatcagtGAATCCTCTGAGAGAtcaataagtattattttagaattcattttatttttgatcatGGTGGCCTCCACACTGTcat caaCGGCAATAAGTAATATTGTCTTGTACCGTACCTGTGTCCATTCCCTGCACCACAGTGTAGAGGAATGTCGCCCATTCCTGTCTCCAGATAAGTCTAATGAGACGAAGGACTTGGAAATAGAAGTACAGAGATACTTTACTTATGTATCTACTGTGACAACTATCATAGATTCTTTAGGGCCAGCATTATTGTGCTTATTCTTAGGAGTCTGGTCTAATACATATGGAAGAAAACCTTTGATAGTATGGCCTTTATTTG GTAAATCCTTGTCAGCAATACTGACTGTCATATATGGCATGATGGATGGCTTGGGCCCTTGGTGGACCATAGTGATGATCATTCCTAGTGCAGTATCCGGCAGTCTAAGTGTATTGATTGCCGGAATCTACTGCAGTTTAAGTGATATGACTACTGAAAAATCTCGTTCTATCAG aatgatGACAATGCAAATTGCCGTATCTGTCGGAAGCGTGGTCGGTTCGCTGGTCAGCCCGCATCTACTGAAATCAGTGGGCAACGTATATGTGCTTCTGATAGCTGCAACACTTAACGTTATAAATTATGCTACAACTAATATATGGCTCCAAGAGTCGCTGGTGGGAGCCATTCCG GGATCACTGTCATCAGTATTCGACTTTGCATTAGTAAAAGAGATGGTAACAGAATGTTTCAAACGCCGCCCAAATAATATGAGGGCTCAGATACTTTTGTTGACTGCTGCCAATAGTTTGAGTATTTTTGTACTATATGGCCTGGGAGGCTTAGCATACATGTACACTAGGAGGAAATTGCATTGGGCTTTGAAAGATTTTAACCAATATTCGGCCATCAATGTGCTTATAGTTTTTATTGGATCTTATGTAGGTGTAGCCATCATCCAAAAGAGGTTAAAACTGAGTGACCTGTCTGTCTCAGTATTATCATTCGCGTCTGCTACTGCAGATTACGCAATAAAGTCATTTGCTGTTGTCTCTTGGCACATGTATCTCG GATCAGCCGTATCACTGTTCGGCAGCCTCTCAGGTCCGCTCATCAGGTCTTTCTTTACGAAGATTCTGCCTGTCGAAGAAATTGCTCAAGTGTTTGCGCTGCTGAGTGCTATTGAAGGAATTGTTCCTTTGATATCGCCCGCAATGTACAATGCATTGTACAATGTAACATTGTCATCTTTCCCTGGGGCTATTATGCTATTGACAAGTTTTATAAACGGCATCTGCATGATTTTGCTGAT aatCGTTATATACCTAAGATGGGAATCGCCGATGATATCTTATCAGTCAGTTAACTCTACCGATGCCGTTGACAATGAAGaagatgaaaatatttcaggATTGGGACCAGTATaa
- the LOC106132650 gene encoding probable peptidoglycan muropeptide transporter SLC46 isoform X1, whose product MPETTVAQVDEQISETNTRTITISELPGRPINVILEFALFLTMMGLTLSSTAISNIVLYRSCVHSLHYSVEECRPFLSPERTNDTKHLEVEVQKYVTYVTTVKTIIESLGPAFLSLFLGVWSDTHGRKPLIVWPLFGLTWTSMSIVVFAMLDNLGPWWYTLTVIPISITGGFSGLFTGAFCYISDVSTSKNSSLRMTLMEIAVSAGSVVGSLACSHLLKAVGNVYMLLIAASIFVLAYAVTNVWLQESLVGAVPGTLSSVLDFLLIKEMVTECFKRRPNYLRAQILILTVANSLNVFILYGLSGLEYLYTREKLHWSLKDFNQFSAASVLISFVGSFLGVAVIQKYCKVSDLAFSAISFASSVGEYAIKTIAVASWHMYLASGVSSFGSLSAPLIRSFLTKILPVQDIAKVFALMCAIEGIFPLISPALYNAVYNLTIASFPGAILLMTSFVNAICLVMLLVVVYLRWKSPSVSYEPVNSVSAVAED is encoded by the exons ATGCCTGAAACTACTGTAGCGCAAGTGGATGAACAAATCTCAGAAACAAATACTCGCACAATAACTATAAGTGAACTGCCTGGAAGACCAATTAATGTTATATTAGAGTTCGCTCTTTTTTTGACAATGATGGGACTAACACTTtcgt CAACGGCAATAAGTAACATTGTACTGTACCGTTCCTGTGTGCATTCCCTGCACTACAGTGTAGAGGAATGTCGCCCATTCCTGTCTCCAGAGAGGACTAATGATACCAAGCATTTGGAAGTAGAAGTACAGAAATATGTAACTTATGTTACCACTGTGAAGACTATCATAGAGTCTCTCGGGCCAGCATTTTTGTCTCTATTCCTGGGGGTCTGGTCTGATACACATGGAAGAAAACCTTTGATAGTATGGCCATTATTTG GTCTGACTTGGACAAGCATGTCTATCGTTGTGTTCGCTATGTTGGACAATCTGGGTCCCTGGTGGTACACCCTGACAGTGATCCCAATATCCATAACTGGCGGTTTCTCGGGGCTTTTTACAGGCGCCTTTTGTTACATCAGTGATGTGAGCACTTCTAAAAATAGTTCGCTTAG AATGACTTTAATGGAAATCGCCGTGTCTGCAGGCAGTGTAGTCGGCTCCTTAGCTTGTTCTCATTTATTAAAAGCTGTCGGCAATGTCTACATGCTACTGATAGCAGCATCTATTTTCGTGTTAGCATATGCAGTCACAAATGTATGGCTTCAAGAATCATTGGTCGGAGCCGTCCCG GGAACCCTGTCATCAGTGCTCGACTTTTTACTAATAAAAGAGATGGTAACAGAATGTTTTAAACGTCGTCCAAACTATCTGCGGGCACAGATACTCATTCTGACTGTTGCAAATAGTTTGAACGTGTTTATACTTTACGGCCTATCAGGTTTAGAGTACTTATACACGAGAGAGAAATTGCACTGGTCCTTAAAGGATTTCAACCAATTTTCTGCTGCCAGTGTGCTAATTTCCTTTGTTGGCTCATTTTTGGGTGTGGCTGTGATCCAAAAGTACTGCAAAGTGAGTGACTTGGCGTTCTCGGCGATCTCGTTTGCGTCATCGGTTGGGGAGTACGCGATAAAGACGATTGCTGTTGCTTCTTGGCACATGTACTTGg CATCAGGCGTGTCATCGTTTGGCAGTCTGTCCGCCCCGCTCATCAGGTCTTTCCTCACAAAGATTCTGCCTGTCCAAGACATCGCCAAAGTTTTCGCGTTAATGTGCGCGATCGAAGGGATTTTCCCCTTGATATCACCAGCTCTATACAATGCAGTGTACAACCTAACGATTGCTTCATTCCCTGGGGCCATATTGTTGATGACTAGCTTCGTGAATGCTATCTGCTTAGTTATGCTACT TGTCGTTGTTTATCTCAGATGGAAATCGCCATCAGTCAGTTACGAACCAGTGAACTCTGTCTCTGCTGTCGCTGAAGATTGA
- the LOC106132650 gene encoding probable peptidoglycan muropeptide transporter SLC46 isoform X2 produces the protein MPETTVAQVDEQISETNTRTITISELPGRPINVILEFALFLTMMGLTLSSTAISNIVLYRSCVHSLHYSVEECRPFLSPERTNDTKHLEVEVQKYVTYVTTVKTIIESLGPAFLSLFLGVWSDTHGRKPLIVWPLFGIAFSGILTVVYSLVDSLGPWWTIVMIIPKSLMGNVRVLITGVFCYLSDTTTLKSRSLRMTLMEIAVSAGSVVGSLACSHLLKAVGNVYMLLIAASIFVLAYAVTNVWLQESLVGAVPGTLSSVLDFLLIKEMVTECFKRRPNYLRAQILILTVANSLNVFILYGLSGLEYLYTREKLHWSLKDFNQFSAASVLISFVGSFLGVAVIQKYCKVSDLAFSAISFASSVGEYAIKTIAVASWHMYLASGVSSFGSLSAPLIRSFLTKILPVQDIAKVFALMCAIEGIFPLISPALYNAVYNLTIASFPGAILLMTSFVNAICLVMLLVVVYLRWKSPSVSYEPVNSVSAVAED, from the exons ATGCCTGAAACTACTGTAGCGCAAGTGGATGAACAAATCTCAGAAACAAATACTCGCACAATAACTATAAGTGAACTGCCTGGAAGACCAATTAATGTTATATTAGAGTTCGCTCTTTTTTTGACAATGATGGGACTAACACTTtcgt CAACGGCAATAAGTAACATTGTACTGTACCGTTCCTGTGTGCATTCCCTGCACTACAGTGTAGAGGAATGTCGCCCATTCCTGTCTCCAGAGAGGACTAATGATACCAAGCATTTGGAAGTAGAAGTACAGAAATATGTAACTTATGTTACCACTGTGAAGACTATCATAGAGTCTCTCGGGCCAGCATTTTTGTCTCTATTCCTGGGGGTCTGGTCTGATACACATGGAAGAAAACCTTTGATAGTATGGCCATTATTTG gtATAGCATTCTCAGGAATACTGACTGTAGTATACAGCTTGGTGGATAGCTTAGGTCCATGGTGGACTATAGTAATGATCATCCCTAAATCACTCATGGGAAATGTGCGTGTGTTGATAACTGGGGTGTTCTGCTATTTAAGCGACACCACAACTCTTAAGTCACGTTCTCTCAG AATGACTTTAATGGAAATCGCCGTGTCTGCAGGCAGTGTAGTCGGCTCCTTAGCTTGTTCTCATTTATTAAAAGCTGTCGGCAATGTCTACATGCTACTGATAGCAGCATCTATTTTCGTGTTAGCATATGCAGTCACAAATGTATGGCTTCAAGAATCATTGGTCGGAGCCGTCCCG GGAACCCTGTCATCAGTGCTCGACTTTTTACTAATAAAAGAGATGGTAACAGAATGTTTTAAACGTCGTCCAAACTATCTGCGGGCACAGATACTCATTCTGACTGTTGCAAATAGTTTGAACGTGTTTATACTTTACGGCCTATCAGGTTTAGAGTACTTATACACGAGAGAGAAATTGCACTGGTCCTTAAAGGATTTCAACCAATTTTCTGCTGCCAGTGTGCTAATTTCCTTTGTTGGCTCATTTTTGGGTGTGGCTGTGATCCAAAAGTACTGCAAAGTGAGTGACTTGGCGTTCTCGGCGATCTCGTTTGCGTCATCGGTTGGGGAGTACGCGATAAAGACGATTGCTGTTGCTTCTTGGCACATGTACTTGg CATCAGGCGTGTCATCGTTTGGCAGTCTGTCCGCCCCGCTCATCAGGTCTTTCCTCACAAAGATTCTGCCTGTCCAAGACATCGCCAAAGTTTTCGCGTTAATGTGCGCGATCGAAGGGATTTTCCCCTTGATATCACCAGCTCTATACAATGCAGTGTACAACCTAACGATTGCTTCATTCCCTGGGGCCATATTGTTGATGACTAGCTTCGTGAATGCTATCTGCTTAGTTATGCTACT TGTCGTTGTTTATCTCAGATGGAAATCGCCATCAGTCAGTTACGAACCAGTGAACTCTGTCTCTGCTGTCGCTGAAGATTGA
- the LOC106132714 gene encoding microtubule-associated protein RP/EB family member 1, producing MAVNVYSTNVTSDNLSRHDMLAWVNDCLQSNFAKIEELCTGAAYCQFMDMLFPGSVPMKRIKFKTNLEHEYIQNFKILQAGFKKMNVDKIVPIDRLVKGRFQDNFEFLQWFKKFFDANYGGTEYDALAQREGLPMGHGGSSAPRSATTAAAAKKPVAPIAKVAARPQTIGKANSTVRSPPVNLSRLNQSGKGDAKLLDDLNHQVNELKATVDGLEKERDFYFGKLRDIEVICQEMEEQQNAPIVQKILEILYATEDGFAPPEELDGDNPHPPEEDEY from the exons ATGGCGGTGAATGTTTATTCAACTAATGTTACTTCGGACAACCTGTCGCGCCACGATATGTTGGCGTGGGTAAATGACTGCCTGCAGTCAAACTTCGCCAAAATCGAGGAGCTGTGCACCGGCGCCGCCTACTGTCAGTTCATGGACATGCTATTTCCAGGCAGTGTACCAATGAAACGTATTAAATTCAAGACAAACCTAGAACATGAGTATATACAGaacttcaaaatattacaagctggttttaaaaaaatgaatgtaGATAAG ataGTACCCATTGACAGACTGGTGAAGGGTCGTTTTCAAGATAACTTTGAATTTTTGCAATGGTTCAAGAAATTCTTTGATGCCAACTATGGAGGCACTGAGTATGATGCGCTGGCGCAACGCGAAGGCCTGCCTATGGGGCACGGGGGCTCCTCGGCCCCCAGATCTGCCACCACGGCGGCCGCAGCAAAGAAACCAGTGGCGCCCATCGCTAAAGTTGCTGCTAGACCCCAAACCa TTGGGAAAGCAAACAGCACAGTGCGTTCGCCACCCGTCAACCTATCAAGGTTAAATCAGAGTGGCAAAGGGGATGCAAAACTTTTGGACGACCTTAACCATCAG GTAAATGAGTTGAAAGCAACAGTGGATGGACTGGAGAAAGAGAGAGACTTCTACTTTGGTAAACTTCGGGATATAGAGGTGATCTGTCAAGAAATGGAGGAACAACAGAATGCTCCAATTGtgcaaaaaatattggaaatttTATATGCAACTGAG gATGGATTCGCGCCTCCAGAAGAATTAGACGGTGACAACCCTCACCCGCCCGAGGAAGACGAATATTGA
- the LOC106132713 gene encoding uncharacterized protein PF3D7_1120600 translates to MSDSDVDLLPNNMYTFQNESTTVSARGPNINASNLTGVSFRNNIMTSTMNMPRNFERQRYMERSHHRSMYYSQPAAPASPPMSLRSESSFRPRNYQHMYYPHAMSSQRSMVNGRSGSPMSVRSIDSNATVSAADIAMAFKSMNFNKYDLRVIKDAYNQFMKKRMRRKIEKRRNLRLFLKGQRRKSGYDSGELGSDSSISSDDCRSTRTSVYKDNISTCRSTKTNYSTRTNYQDFRRTIKEGDLYKDCTENIRQNTFKNMLGVAPRNATTHSQSTVQNEPLLSQKDRFKSGFLLPSQRFNQSVASVPIQEKQSKIRNLPLNQRHMESGHTGDNSEIESDQEEIFSEITIRENTVNNADTHRTQNIDPRKRCLDIDEVQSHNKKSKLSSPPKKNKTDMLQRVENAGSNKNCNEFQFLKPQFPIKKSGNVKVKETLLAKSTAPLPDIGTDNVPPKPQLAQLPPDDNDENKQNEINEQQSDLTQQSTSDMSMRPSFIKRKLYTQKLDLLESKNLSNDNLANSPQNVYSAIQKEKNKARKLVTNQSCLSRDVREDNNLLDLIHKIVPRDRMNVTSVTNKSEVANNPVKNKSEDDKWDVTSVINMDNNDDVSDTYTDEEIFNNEISNKHLNITENNTKKKNIVEEKKSAENEQKSVYEKKVANEKKKIVNEKKPANELDSTNCHKISANEKKTARRMESTNENTKLKENHQKENEKKAVNGMKTINGKKSTNSNNIDCKIVVEKLPLSKLAKTMSVAEQSNLFRRAKDTNKGNGYSYVKSFWDTDFESDFESGPIQNRVEEKENINHGKSIKKTTNKVNKTLDTTQSQFVWNKQSKPAVTLKSHTFLSQAKAVNINKSFTKRTCENNQGKNSSERKEKIAYKPAEKLTKALSKKIVLDTYNSTVSDNTQNETAMNINKSRTRRAKKNEASTNKKNDAKSHEKIKQTTAKSSSDKFQVDGKNTPRRSPPKKFMCCKEPLHVNKNGKNETELTKNKTGVDNYNSTFGDNTLDEMIKNGNRTRALRATRRKNMENSISDNFEKDDSKMLNMTLRSRQLDNNTSTENTSKKKSQVPKRADVKTRNTSNSSKTKDTQIRQKKKKATPVKGQKINDQNSGKRQSPRINQGKSAAITPVRKRSVKCK, encoded by the exons ATGTCTGATAGCGATGTTGATTTGTTGccaaataatatgtatacttTTCAAAATGAAAGCACG ACTGTGTCTGCCAGGGGCCCTAACATAAATGCCTCTAATCTCACTGGCGTGAGTTTTCGTAACAACATAATGACTTCAACCATGAATATGCCACGTAATTTTGAGAGACAAAGGTATATGGAGCGAAGTCATCACAGAAGTATGTACTACAGTCAGCCAGCAGCTCCTGCCTCACCCCCAATGTCTCTAAGAAGTGAATCAAGCTTCAGACCAAGGAATTATCAGCACATGTACTATCCACATGCTATGAGCTCCCAAAGGTCCATGGTAAATGGTAGGAGTGGATCTCCAATGTCGGTGAGGAGCATAG aTTCCAATGCTACTGTCAGTGCAGCAGACATTGCAATGGCTTTCAAAAGTATGAACTTTAACAAGTATGACTTGAGAGTAATTAAAGATGCATACAACCAGTTCATGAAGAAAAGAATGCGCagaaaaattgaaaagagAAGAAATCTTCGCCTTTTTCTAAAGGGTCAGCGACGTAAATCTGGCTATGATTCAGGGGAACTAGGAAGTGATTCTTCCATTAGTAGTGACGACTGCAGGTCTACAAGGACATCTGTATATAAAGATAACATTTCCACATGCAGATCAACTAAGACTAATTACTCGACCAGGACTAATTACCAAGACTTTAGAAGAACCATAAAAGAGGGGGACCTTTACAAAGACTGCACTGAAAATATTAGAcaaaacacatttaaaaatatgttaggtGTAGCACCGAGAAATGCAACTACTCATTCACAAAGTACTGTACAAAATGAGCCACTATTATCTCAAAAAGATCGTTTTAAATCTGGATTTTTACTACCATCACAAAGATTCAACCAATCTGTGGCTTCAGTACCTATTCAAGAAAAGCAAAGCAAAATACGAAATTTGCCATTAAACCAAAGACATATGGAATCTGGTCACACAGGTGATAACAGTGAAATAGAAAGTGATCAAGAGGaaatattttcagaaattACCATAAGAGAAAACACTGTTAATAATGCAGATACCCATAGGACACAGAACATAGATCCAAGAAAGCGATGTCTCGATATTGATGAAGTCCAGtcacataacaaaaaaagtaagttGTCTTCCCcaccaaagaaaaataaaactgacatGCTACAGCGAGTTGAAAATGCtggttcaaataaaaactgtaatgaatttcaatttctcaAGCCACAATTTCCAATCAAAAAGTCTGGGAATGTAAAAGTTAAAGAGACATTGTTAGCAAAATCAACTGCACCACTCCCTGATATAGGTACAGACAATGTGCCACCTAAGCCACAATTGGCTCAGCTTCCACCTGATGACAATGATGAAAATaagcaaaatgaaataaatgaacagCAATCTGATTTAACCCAGCAGTCTACTAGTGACATGTCAATGAGACctagttttattaaaaggaAGCTTTATACACAAAAATTAGATTTATTGGAAAGCAAAAATCTAAGCAATGACAACCTTGCAAATAGTCCTCAAAATGTGTACTCTGCTATACAGAAggagaaaaataaagcaaGAAAATTGGTAACCAACCAGTCTTGTCTTAGTAGAGATGTGCGGGAAGACAATAATCTCTTGgacttaatacataaaattgtaCCACGAGACCGCATGAATGTTACTAGTGTTACAAATAAGAGCGAAGTTGCCAATAACCCTGTTAAAAATAAGTCTGAGGATGATAAATGGGATGTGACTTCAGTTATTAATATGGATAATAATGACGACGTAAGTGATACATATACTGATGAAGagatatttaataatgaaatttcaaataaacatttgaacattactgaaaataatacaaagaaaaaaaatattgttgaagAAAAGAAATCAGCAGAAAATGAGCAGAAATCAGTATATGAAAAGAAAGTtgcaaatgaaaagaaaaaaatagtaaatgaAAAGAAACCAGCAAATGAGTTGGATTCAACAAATTGTCATAAAATTTCAGCAAACGAAAAGAAAACTGCAAGAAGAATGGAATCAACAAAtgaaaacacaaaattaaaagaaaatcatcagaaagagaatgaaaaaaaagctGTAAATGGGATGAAGACAATAAATGGAAAGAAATCTACAAATAGTAATAACATTGACTGCAAAATTGTTGTTGAAAAATTACCATTAAGCAAACTTGCCAAAACAATGTCAGTGGCTGaacaatcaaatttatttagaagagcaaaag ATACAAATAAAGGAAATGGGTACAGCTATGTGAAATCATTTTGGGATACAGATTTTGAGAGTGATTTCGAAAGTGGCCCAATACAAAACAGAgttgaagaaaaagaaaatataaaccatg GTAAGTCAATTAAAAAGACtacaaataaagtaaataaaacacttgATACAACTCAATCCCAATTTGTATGGAACAAACAATCTAAACCCGCCGTCACCTTAAAATCTCATACATTTTTAAGTCAAGCAAAGGCagttaatataaacaaaagtttCACTAAGAGGACCTGTGAAAATAACCAAGGAAAAAATAGTAGTGAACGAAAAGAGAAGATCGCATATAAACCTGcagaaaaattaacaaaagccttgtctaaaaaaattgttttagatacatataattccACTGTAAGTGATAACACTCAGAATGAAACTGCCATGAACATTAACAAAAGTCGCACACGGCGGGCGAAGAAAAACGAAGccagtacaaataaaaaaaatgatgcaAAATCTCAtgaaaaaatcaaacaaacaactgCAAAATCAAGCTCTGacaagttccaagttgatggAAAAAATACCCCCAGAAGATCTCCTCCAAAGAAGTTTATGTGTTGCAAAGAGCCTTTGCATGTTAataaaaacgggaaaaatgaaactgaattaaccaaaaataaaactggtGTGGACAATTATAACTCAACATTTGGTGACAATACATTGGatgaaatgattaaaaatggTAATAGGACTCGTGCTTTGCGAGCtacaagaagaaaaaatatggaaaattCTATATCAGATAACTTTGAAAAAGATGACAGTAAAATGTTGAATATGACATTAAGATCAAGACAATTAGATAATAACACATCTACAGAGaacacaagtaaaaaaaagtctcAAGTGCCTAAAAGAGCAGATGTGAAAACAAGAAACACGTCCAATAGTTCAAAAACCAAAGATACCcaaataagacaaaaaaagaaaaaagcaaCTCCTGTCAAAGGCCAGAAAATCAATGATCAGAATTCAGGGAAAAGACAGTCACCTAGGATAAACCAGGGGAAATCGGCTGCCATAACTCCTGTTCGTAAACGTTCAGTTAAATGTAAATAG
- the LOC106132798 gene encoding small ribosomal subunit protein uS9m — protein sequence MALVVNFGIKHIFPLTKYCIRPLFIYSSCKYGTKVSTTSSDGFNNLTDWETLNKKKKISKAMKAYLERAREHDEFMKKQEFEYTIGKRHLANMMGEDPENFTQKDVDRAIEYLFPSGIYDPAARPLMKPPEEIFPARKAAEFDEAGRPHHFLFYTGKPNFFKLLYDTVENIQQSISFHDKVIRKKATPDPNESLNLGSSAWLTKEQLEQVIVEKITDLEYDNFKVVMERLISLPHAYRHKEFIDKYRKPLVSQKFALEIPKPSYDDQGRAFVTTYECLRKKARGDVTIRSPGTGKICINGKDITYFEDVQPREQVMFPLLFTNMQDRVDVECNIEGGGPSGQAGAIRWGIAWGLRSFVDKDMLEKMQVAGLLTRDHRRRERKKPGQPGARKKPTWKRR from the coding sequence ATGGCTCTAGTTGTTAATTTTggaataaaacacattttccCTTTGACGAAATATTGTATTAGACCTCTATTTATCTATAGTAGCTGTAAATATGGTACAAAAGTCTCGACGACTTCATCCGATGGTTTTAACAATCTCACGGATTGGGAAACCTTgaacaaaaagaagaaaattagTAAAGCTATGAAAGCTTACTTAGAAAGGGCAAGAGAACATGATGAGTTTATGAAAAAGCAAGAGTTTGAATACACTATTGGTAAGCGCCATCTTGCTAACATGATGGGTGAAGATCCTGAGAATTTTACACAAAAGGATGTGGATCGAGCCATTGAATATTTGTTTCCTAGTGGCATTTACGATCCGGCGGCGCGTCCTTTAATGAAGCCACCTGAGGAAATATTCCCAGCTCGAAAAGCTGCGGAATTTGACGAGGCAGGAAGGCCAcaccattttttgttttacactgGGAAACCTAATTTCTTCAAATTGCTCTATGATACTGTTGAAAACATACAACAATCCATCAGTTTTCATGATAAggttataagaaaaaaagcgACACCTGATCCTAATGAGTCACTTAATTTAGGAAGCAGTGCATGGTTGACCAAAGAGCAGTTGGAGCAGGTGATTGTGGAGAAAATTACTGATTTAGAATATGACAACTTTAAAGTAGTAATGGAAAGGCTAATTTCTCTGCCACATGCTTATAGGcataaagaatttattgataaatatagaaaaccTTTAGTCAGTCAAAAGTTTGCTTTGGAAATACCAAAGCCTAGCTATGATGATCAAGGCAGAGCTTTTGTGACTACATATGAATGCCTGAGGAAGAAAGCTAGGGGTGATGTAACTATTCGGTCCCCTGGAACTggaaaaatttgtataaatggAAAGGATATAACATATTTTGAGGATGTTCAGCCAAGAGAACAAGTTATGTTTCCGcttctttttacaaatatgCAAGATCGTGTGGATGTTGAATGTAATATTGAAGGGGGTGGTCCATCTGGCCAAGCTGGGGCTATAAGATGGGGTATAGCTTGGGGTCTGAGAAGTTTTGTAGATAAAGATATGCTTGAGAAGATGCAGGTGGCTGGGTTGCTGACTAGAGATCATAGGCGTCGTGAACGTAAGAAGCCTGGACAACCAGGAGCCAGGAAAAAACCTACATGGAAGAggagataa